One region of Glycine max cultivar Williams 82 chromosome 9, Glycine_max_v4.0, whole genome shotgun sequence genomic DNA includes:
- the LOC121172759 gene encoding probable peroxygenase 4, translated as MASLSSSTKQSNNNQEVDEKPIPHDQNVLQKHVAFFDRNHDGIIYPWETFQGFRAIGCGYLLSSVAAIFINGGLSQKTRPVL; from the exons ATGGCTTCCTTGTCTTCTAGTACAAAACAGAGCAATAATAACCAAGAGG TTGATGAGAAACCAATACCACACGATCAAAACGTTCTGCAAAAGCACGTTGCGTTCTTCGACAGGAACCACGATGGCATCATATACCCGTGGGAGACTTTCCaag GATTTCGAGCAATAGGTTGTGGGTACTTATTATCGTCCGTTGCTGCTATTTTCATCAATGGAGGTCTCAGTCAGAAAACCCGCCCGGTACTTTGA